From bacterium, one genomic window encodes:
- a CDS encoding sigma 54-interacting transcriptional regulator, with the protein MRVIRLEDGSWELEGVGMGFRSMRLRTRLLLSLIPSVVLILAVTGYITHWFANRFLQEALDRNVATQTLGMAHELEIFLHQCREDLLIMARQPVAQNDLLKAVEARKAARGYMYREVAFISPKAKENVFLLDIGQGAMALRSQDLSLVKPSPLHLLERIGEMKPDAVWVSEILQVDYPPSADGSITQPITSQVIRMATPYFAEGTSPKGILMVGLDLRQLREIMSLFNSPRSPLFAFARSPEPRYSFLFDREGWMLFQSEPAEDQTKELSVEMARDGLSGTFGRPGLEKAFKPHETHTLYWNMVKEVFQGAHGVLRSGRSSGEVSTAQGYAPVRFTSSKEAQPTVLFGICFVDRSRLPLWAGYRQIDVMFVMTLISIFLISAVIFATSEALTRSILRMAGKVKEMVKSGKLETLEVEARDHETRVLKGAINQMIFTLKEQMAQIQARDQQLELERQREKVRLEEEIRTLKSLGATPHLEEIIGVGPLVERLKAEIVKAAAVEADVLIIGETGTGKQLVAEAIHRNSSRSQKPFISINCGALEESLLMDSLFGHVKGAFTEAKEDRKGAFLAAHKGTLFLDEIGTASPKVQQALLRAISMRKIRPLGSDMELDVDVRLIAASNVELQELVQQGLFREDLYYRLEVLTIRTPPLREHPESIPLLVEHFLKQAARLMNKEGVGLSRGALEKLKNYSWPGNVRELMNCLTRALAMSSSSLILAEDITLGEKGFSKPQVPEHIPLLQPASPKAASLVPLDLNHRQRQAWPVIQKQGRITRLEYQEVFQGKLPPRTALYDLQDMVARGFLRKIGKGPATQYEVVYPAKTGNPA; encoded by the coding sequence ATGAGAGTGATAAGGCTCGAGGACGGCTCTTGGGAGCTAGAGGGAGTGGGGATGGGCTTTAGGTCCATGAGGCTCAGGACCCGTCTTCTTCTAAGCCTGATTCCTTCGGTGGTCCTGATCCTGGCTGTGACAGGGTATATCACCCATTGGTTTGCCAATCGTTTTCTCCAGGAGGCCCTGGATAGAAACGTGGCCACCCAGACCCTGGGAATGGCCCACGAGCTTGAGATCTTCTTGCATCAATGCAGGGAAGACCTGCTGATTATGGCCCGCCAGCCTGTGGCTCAGAATGATCTCTTGAAGGCTGTGGAGGCCAGGAAGGCAGCCAGGGGATACATGTACAGGGAGGTGGCTTTCATATCACCCAAGGCAAAGGAGAACGTGTTTCTCCTGGATATAGGTCAAGGAGCCATGGCCTTGAGGTCCCAGGATTTGAGCTTGGTGAAGCCTAGCCCTTTGCATCTTCTGGAAAGAATTGGCGAGATGAAGCCTGATGCTGTCTGGGTTTCGGAGATCCTGCAGGTGGATTATCCCCCTTCTGCAGACGGCTCCATCACGCAACCCATTACCTCCCAGGTGATCCGCATGGCCACCCCTTATTTTGCCGAAGGCACATCCCCCAAGGGTATCCTCATGGTGGGCCTGGACCTGAGGCAGCTAAGAGAGATCATGTCCCTTTTCAACTCCCCCAGATCTCCCCTCTTTGCTTTTGCCAGAAGTCCTGAGCCCAGGTACAGTTTTCTCTTTGACCGGGAAGGATGGATGCTATTTCAGTCCGAACCCGCCGAAGATCAGACAAAGGAGCTCTCCGTGGAGATGGCCAGAGACGGCCTCTCAGGCACTTTCGGAAGACCGGGGCTGGAGAAAGCCTTCAAGCCCCATGAAACACACACCCTGTACTGGAACATGGTGAAGGAGGTTTTTCAAGGGGCGCATGGGGTGTTGCGTTCAGGGAGATCTTCGGGCGAGGTGTCCACAGCACAGGGTTACGCACCCGTTAGGTTCACCAGTTCCAAGGAGGCGCAGCCCACGGTTCTCTTCGGCATATGTTTCGTGGACAGAAGCCGCCTGCCCCTTTGGGCGGGTTACAGGCAGATAGACGTGATGTTCGTGATGACTCTGATCTCCATCTTCTTGATTTCCGCTGTTATCTTTGCCACCAGTGAAGCACTGACCAGGTCCATCCTGCGCATGGCAGGCAAGGTCAAAGAGATGGTGAAGTCAGGGAAGCTGGAAACTCTGGAAGTGGAGGCCAGGGACCATGAAACCAGGGTTCTCAAGGGGGCCATCAATCAGATGATCTTTACCCTTAAGGAACAGATGGCTCAGATCCAGGCCCGAGACCAGCAGTTGGAGCTGGAAAGACAAAGGGAGAAGGTGAGGTTGGAGGAGGAGATAAGAACTCTCAAGAGTCTGGGAGCGACTCCCCATTTGGAGGAGATCATTGGAGTTGGTCCTCTGGTGGAAAGGCTTAAGGCAGAAATAGTGAAGGCTGCGGCAGTGGAAGCCGATGTGCTCATTATAGGAGAGACCGGCACAGGAAAACAGCTGGTTGCCGAGGCCATTCACCGCAACAGCTCCAGAAGCCAGAAGCCTTTCATATCCATCAACTGCGGGGCCTTGGAGGAGAGCCTTCTGATGGACTCCCTCTTCGGGCATGTCAAAGGCGCCTTCACCGAGGCCAAGGAAGACAGAAAGGGTGCCTTTCTTGCAGCCCACAAGGGCACCCTTTTCCTGGACGAGATCGGCACAGCTTCCCCCAAGGTCCAGCAGGCTCTGCTAAGGGCCATATCCATGCGCAAGATACGGCCTCTGGGCAGCGATATGGAGCTGGATGTGGACGTCAGGCTCATAGCGGCCTCCAATGTAGAGCTGCAAGAGCTTGTGCAACAGGGACTTTTCAGGGAGGATCTGTACTACAGGCTGGAGGTTCTGACCATCAGGACCCCGCCCCTGAGGGAACACCCCGAGAGCATACCCTTGTTGGTGGAACACTTTCTGAAACAGGCTGCCAGGCTGATGAACAAAGAAGGTGTGGGACTTAGCCGTGGAGCCCTGGAAAAGCTCAAAAATTATAGCTGGCCCGGAAATGTAAGGGAACTTATGAACTGTCTGACGAGGGCCCTTGCCATGTCCAGCAGTAGCCTGATACTGGCCGAAGACATAACCCTGGGTGAAAAAGGCTTCAGCAAGCCTCAAGTGCCTGAGCACATCCCATTGCTCCAGCCAGCTTCCCCCAAGGCCGCTTCCCTGGTACCTTTGGACTTGAACCACAGGCAGAGGCAGGCCTGGCCAGTGATTCAAAAGCAGGGCCGCATAACAAGGCTGGAATACCAGGAGGTCTTCCAGGGAAAGCTCCCCCCCAGGACAGCCCTTTATGACTTGCAGGACATGGTGGCAAGGGGCTTCTTGCGAAAGATAGGAAAGGGCCCTGCCACGCAATATGAGGTTGTTTATCCCGCAAAAACCGGCAATCCTGCGTGA
- a CDS encoding DVU0150 family protein, with translation MAGKIRGVKNRVLWALGAWSLSLWLLLPDWVWAAGEKATNLVVVADTRRLSGIMKYFANLYNTNTLLFAIWAVVLTALWGAILGFLMDFLMQRTGLDLKSRKIVEH, from the coding sequence ATGGCGGGGAAAATAAGAGGAGTGAAGAACAGAGTCTTGTGGGCCTTGGGTGCATGGAGTCTCTCCTTGTGGTTACTTCTCCCAGACTGGGTGTGGGCCGCAGGAGAAAAGGCCACAAACCTGGTTGTGGTGGCAGACACCAGAAGGCTTTCGGGGATCATGAAGTACTTTGCCAACCTTTACAACACCAACACTCTTCTTTTTGCCATTTGGGCCGTGGTTCTGACAGCTCTTTGGGGGGCCATCCTGGGTTTCTTGATGGATTTTCTGATGCAGCGCACAGGCCTGGATCTCAAGTCCAGAAAAATCGTAGAGCACTGA
- a CDS encoding sulfite exporter TauE/SafE family protein — protein MDWLYLYMPIAGVTIFWPGLVLIGFSVGVLGGFFGMGGAWMVTPGLNILGFPMAFAIGTDMAHIAGKSMISTMRHSKFGNVDYKLGLIMVLGTFIGIEVGAQLVMYLERLGKVESIVRWVYVGFLALIGWMIFYDYYKATRKKRMGLVEGEKGTEGITWYKTLHRIKIPPMVHFKTAGFTCSMWLPIIVSFMTGLLAGFLGIGGGLLRMPALVYLIGCPTHIAVGTDLFEVMISGLYGAFTYSMKGRIELVGVFVMLTGAAIGAQIGTVATKYAKGYGIRLAFGTCVVVCMISIILKEFRFSAISAALILGTIGIMSAYITVIMLKGAAEELREKKARERAVVKAA, from the coding sequence ATGGACTGGCTATACCTTTACATGCCCATTGCCGGGGTTACCATCTTTTGGCCGGGGCTCGTGTTGATCGGGTTTTCGGTGGGTGTGCTGGGGGGCTTCTTCGGCATGGGTGGCGCCTGGATGGTTACCCCCGGGCTCAACATACTGGGGTTTCCCATGGCATTTGCCATAGGCACTGACATGGCACACATCGCTGGCAAGTCCATGATCTCCACCATGCGCCACTCCAAATTCGGGAACGTGGACTACAAGCTGGGCCTCATAATGGTTCTTGGCACCTTCATAGGCATCGAGGTAGGGGCTCAGCTGGTCATGTACCTGGAGCGGCTGGGCAAGGTGGAATCCATAGTGAGATGGGTTTATGTGGGCTTCCTGGCCCTCATCGGCTGGATGATCTTCTACGATTACTACAAGGCCACCCGCAAGAAGAGGATGGGCCTTGTGGAGGGTGAAAAGGGAACAGAGGGCATAACCTGGTACAAGACCCTGCACCGCATAAAGATCCCGCCCATGGTGCATTTCAAGACAGCAGGGTTCACCTGCTCCATGTGGCTTCCCATAATCGTGAGTTTCATGACCGGCCTTCTGGCAGGCTTTCTGGGCATCGGGGGTGGGCTTCTCAGGATGCCAGCCCTGGTTTACCTCATAGGATGCCCTACACACATAGCCGTGGGAACAGATCTTTTCGAGGTCATGATCTCGGGGCTGTATGGTGCCTTTACCTATTCCATGAAGGGAAGGATCGAGCTGGTGGGTGTATTTGTTATGCTCACGGGTGCGGCCATAGGAGCTCAGATAGGCACCGTGGCCACCAAGTATGCCAAGGGCTACGGCATAAGGCTGGCTTTCGGCACCTGTGTGGTGGTCTGCATGATATCAATAATCCTCAAGGAATTTCGCTTCAGCGCTATTTCCGCGGCTCTCATCCTGGGCACCATAGGGATCATGTCAGCATATATCACTGTGATCATGCTCAAAGGGGCAGCAGAGGAGCTGCGAGAGAAAAAAGCCAGGGAGCGAGCCGTTGTCAAGGCTGCTTAG
- a CDS encoding response regulator gives MEKARVLLVDDEGEFLDSLVKVLGRRGLEVEGVTSGQEALERMEKTPFDVVVLDLMMPNMDGMETLKRIKSAWPQTEVILLTAVGSVDMGLQGMSAGAFDYVLKPMDVDELVEKIKQAHERSWLQLEASLGWASPDDQGDEPKPGR, from the coding sequence ATGGAAAAGGCCAGGGTTCTGCTGGTGGATGACGAGGGGGAGTTTCTTGACTCCCTGGTGAAGGTCCTGGGCCGAAGGGGGCTTGAGGTAGAGGGGGTCACAAGCGGCCAGGAGGCCTTGGAAAGAATGGAGAAGACCCCTTTTGACGTGGTGGTCCTGGATCTCATGATGCCGAACATGGATGGTATGGAGACCTTGAAGCGCATCAAGAGCGCATGGCCTCAGACAGAGGTAATACTGCTTACTGCGGTGGGCTCCGTGGACATGGGCCTGCAGGGCATGAGTGCAGGAGCCTTCGACTATGTGCTGAAGCCCATGGACGTGGATGAGCTGGTGGAGAAGATAAAGCAGGCCCATGAACGAAGTTGGCTACAGTTGGAGGCATCCCTCGGTTGGGCCTCCCCGGATGACCAGGGGGATGAGCCAAAGCCAGGGAGGTGA
- a CDS encoding response regulator: MARATRVLLIDDEELYAESLAKVLKRRGMEVFTARDGASGLAWLESNQADVVVLDLKMPGMDGIATMEGIRHRDASIPIIMLTGHIDLERVTKALQGGVGDILLKPCPVDSLVAAIENAKERHLAAQALKEKGAE; this comes from the coding sequence ATGGCTAGGGCCACAAGGGTACTTCTCATAGACGATGAGGAGCTCTATGCCGAATCCCTGGCAAAGGTGCTTAAGAGGAGGGGCATGGAAGTCTTTACTGCCAGGGACGGTGCCAGCGGCCTTGCCTGGCTGGAGTCCAACCAGGCCGATGTGGTGGTCCTGGACCTCAAGATGCCGGGAATGGACGGAATAGCCACCATGGAGGGCATAAGGCATAGAGATGCCTCGATACCCATCATAATGCTCACGGGCCACATAGACCTGGAGAGGGTCACCAAGGCGCTTCAGGGAGGAGTCGGAGATATCCTACTGAAACCCTGCCCTGTGGATTCCCTGGTTGCAGCCATAGAGAATGCCAAAGAGCGCCATCTGGCTGCCCAGGCCCTCAAGGAAAAAGGGGCTGAGTGA
- a CDS encoding PEP/pyruvate-binding domain-containing protein, which yields MTEKELPKQSSGLLERFWRSLRDFLEIIGLLPSKPHVDQDAQLARFRLYHTEFRKLLSANHSFLETLSELEEKRKGSGFLDAEYIKRRVLRSIADVHAMVESIQVISEGRYPGLPSALQRITHEILSTLQESSARGAPELTLELGRLRASHADVVGGKMANLGELRNELGLPTPDGFAITVEGYRLLMEEAGIRSWILDQSLALSSSEDVESVSRDIQERILKAEIPSSLSQAMSSACQRLIQRMGEIPRLSVRSSALGEDSQLSFAGQFSSVLNVSMEDLPDAYLKVVASLFCPEAIHYRLLHGIPGESAEMAVGVLAMVPAVASGVVFSKDPADPDTGEVLIQTVHGLGVSLVEGRVSPEVIRVSGLNQESPCVKRKPSAQKIRVVMEPKSALRQELIDPSDLMVSPLSDQEAIELARWAHVAEAHFGSPQDMEWAKAPDGKLLLLQARPLRLVPKKQLKKETLGGYRVLLRAGETACPGVACGKAVHMDQDGDLEEFPEGGVLIARGSSPRFIRVMSKAKAIVTDAGSTTGHMASLARELGIPALLNTLDATRLIPPGALVTVDASAQVVYEGEVKELLEAATLQRTVATVTQAEARLPSQERELLEKVLPHVSPLNLTDPRDQNFSPEHARSLHDLARYIHEKSYQEMFGLGEKLGDMRSQSYLLDVFLPIDLYVLDLGGGLKEKPKGNKVKLSQIASVPLRALMEGMLDQRIPRFGPRFMDLGGFVSVMMRHATTAPEQERSFQDPCYALISDYYLNYTARVGYHFSVLDTYCSPTPNKNYISLLFRGGAADYPRRVRRAKAIWGVLRHFGFSVSLAQDSVTARLGKATWGETQEKLRVLGRLLQFFRQMDAAMATEDHARLFQEAFIKGDYDLRETLGQNDSFSRKRETEASPPS from the coding sequence ATGACCGAGAAAGAACTGCCCAAGCAATCCTCTGGCCTTCTGGAACGCTTCTGGAGATCTCTTAGGGACTTCCTGGAGATCATCGGGCTCTTGCCCTCTAAACCTCATGTGGATCAGGATGCCCAACTGGCCAGGTTCAGGCTCTACCATACAGAGTTCAGAAAACTGCTTTCAGCCAACCACAGCTTCCTGGAGACCCTGTCCGAACTGGAGGAAAAAAGGAAGGGCTCTGGCTTCCTGGACGCAGAGTATATAAAGAGGAGGGTGCTTCGATCCATAGCCGATGTACATGCCATGGTGGAAAGCATCCAGGTCATCTCCGAGGGGCGATATCCAGGCTTGCCATCTGCTCTTCAGAGGATAACCCATGAGATACTCTCCACCCTCCAGGAATCCTCTGCGAGGGGCGCCCCTGAGCTGACACTGGAACTTGGCCGGTTGAGGGCCAGTCACGCCGATGTGGTGGGAGGCAAGATGGCCAACCTGGGGGAGTTGAGAAACGAGCTGGGTCTTCCCACTCCCGATGGGTTCGCCATAACCGTGGAGGGCTATAGGCTCCTCATGGAGGAGGCTGGCATCCGCTCATGGATACTGGACCAGAGCCTGGCCCTTTCCTCCAGCGAGGATGTGGAAAGTGTCAGCAGGGACATTCAGGAGCGCATTCTTAAGGCCGAGATCCCCTCCAGTCTCAGCCAGGCCATGAGCAGTGCCTGCCAGAGACTAATCCAGCGGATGGGGGAGATACCTAGGCTCTCGGTGCGCTCAAGCGCCCTGGGCGAGGACTCCCAGCTGTCCTTTGCAGGCCAGTTCAGCTCCGTGTTGAATGTCTCCATGGAGGATCTGCCCGACGCTTATCTGAAGGTTGTGGCAAGCCTGTTTTGCCCAGAGGCAATCCATTACAGGTTGCTCCACGGAATCCCTGGGGAGTCAGCAGAGATGGCTGTGGGTGTCCTGGCCATGGTTCCTGCAGTGGCAAGCGGAGTTGTGTTCTCTAAGGATCCTGCGGATCCAGATACAGGGGAGGTTCTCATACAAACCGTGCATGGCCTGGGGGTGAGCCTGGTAGAGGGAAGGGTCTCTCCAGAGGTGATCCGTGTCAGCGGCCTGAACCAGGAAAGCCCATGCGTGAAACGCAAACCCTCGGCCCAGAAGATCCGGGTAGTAATGGAGCCCAAAAGTGCCCTGCGCCAGGAGCTAATTGATCCTTCGGATCTCATGGTGTCTCCCCTAAGCGATCAGGAGGCCATAGAGCTGGCACGCTGGGCCCATGTGGCCGAGGCCCACTTCGGCTCCCCCCAGGACATGGAATGGGCCAAGGCACCCGATGGGAAACTTCTTCTGCTTCAGGCCAGGCCTCTTAGGCTCGTGCCCAAGAAACAGCTCAAAAAGGAGACTCTGGGTGGATACAGGGTGCTGCTTAGAGCCGGCGAGACAGCCTGCCCTGGGGTGGCCTGTGGAAAGGCGGTTCACATGGACCAAGATGGTGACCTGGAAGAATTCCCTGAAGGGGGAGTGCTCATTGCCAGGGGTTCCTCCCCCAGGTTCATCCGGGTCATGTCCAAGGCAAAGGCCATTGTTACAGATGCAGGCAGCACAACAGGCCACATGGCCTCCCTGGCCAGGGAATTGGGCATTCCGGCTCTGCTCAACACCCTGGATGCAACCAGGCTAATTCCACCGGGGGCCCTGGTGACCGTGGATGCTTCGGCACAGGTGGTCTATGAGGGTGAGGTCAAGGAGCTACTGGAGGCCGCCACGCTCCAGAGAACAGTGGCCACGGTGACCCAAGCCGAGGCCCGCCTTCCAAGCCAGGAAAGGGAGCTGCTGGAAAAGGTGCTACCTCATGTCTCACCCCTCAACCTAACGGACCCCAGAGATCAGAATTTTTCCCCTGAGCACGCCAGGAGCCTTCACGATCTGGCCAGGTACATCCACGAGAAGTCCTACCAGGAGATGTTCGGGCTGGGGGAGAAGCTGGGAGACATGAGGTCTCAAAGCTATCTCCTGGATGTCTTCCTGCCCATTGACCTCTACGTACTGGATCTAGGGGGAGGGCTCAAGGAGAAACCCAAGGGCAACAAGGTCAAGCTCTCTCAGATAGCCTCGGTGCCTCTTCGGGCCTTGATGGAGGGCATGCTGGATCAAAGAATTCCCCGCTTCGGCCCCAGGTTCATGGACCTGGGTGGATTCGTCTCGGTGATGATGAGGCATGCCACCACGGCCCCGGAGCAAGAGCGCTCTTTTCAGGACCCGTGCTATGCCCTAATATCTGACTACTACCTCAACTACACGGCCAGGGTGGGATACCACTTCAGCGTCCTGGACACGTACTGCAGCCCCACACCCAACAAAAATTACATTTCTTTGCTTTTCAGAGGAGGAGCAGCAGACTACCCCAGGCGAGTCAGGAGGGCTAAGGCCATATGGGGAGTGTTGCGCCACTTCGGCTTCTCTGTAAGCCTTGCCCAGGATAGCGTAACCGCCAGGCTGGGCAAGGCCACCTGGGGAGAAACCCAGGAGAAGCTAAGAGTCCTGGGAAGGCTCTTGCAGTTCTTCAGGCAGATGGATGCTGCCATGGCCACGGAGGATCATGCCAGGCTCTTCCAGGAGGCCTTCATAAAGGGCGACTACGATCTCAGGGAGACCCTGGGTCAAAATGATTCCTTTTCCCGGAAAAGGGAGACAGAAGCATCCCCCCCTTCTTAA
- a CDS encoding response regulator — translation MESIRVLIVDDEQEFAAGLAKVLTRRGFHVQVALRGEQAMDLMESGSFHVALLDVKMPGQDGLCLLKRFRQMAPGMQVILMTGHISPDEEQSGRLVGAFAYLLKPHPIADLIELIRKAAGQGQSPPRNCMDGPP, via the coding sequence ATGGAAAGCATCCGGGTGTTGATAGTGGACGACGAGCAGGAGTTCGCCGCGGGTCTGGCCAAGGTGCTCACCCGAAGGGGATTCCATGTGCAGGTGGCCCTGAGAGGTGAGCAGGCTATGGACCTGATGGAGAGTGGATCATTTCATGTGGCCCTGCTGGATGTGAAGATGCCCGGGCAGGATGGTCTGTGCCTTCTCAAGCGTTTCAGGCAAATGGCTCCCGGCATGCAGGTGATCCTCATGACAGGGCATATCTCCCCAGACGAGGAGCAAAGTGGTCGGCTGGTGGGGGCCTTCGCTTACTTGCTCAAGCCCCATCCCATAGCTGATCTCATCGAGCTCATAAGAAAAGCTGCCGGCCAGGGGCAATCTCCCCCCAGGAATTGCATGGATGGCCCTCCATGA
- a CDS encoding ATP-binding protein yields the protein MRERYMELRDGNRYRFMFRSLVTKMVLVSMVPLAGIGGANFFLFYHLNRSVVLEQHANFLRYHKESVESFLNGLVSEVVSLAHQYSLQEFKSGALERLYRINQGRGGLLEDLGVIDSRGDHVRYVGPFDLASKNYRDTEWFGRVVQEGLYVSDMFLGYRGVPHFIVAVKRLDGEDFWILRATVNTDYFAKILDAARLGSTGETFIVNQKGLYQVPPRSQGSPLDFSGFPHLEPHEGIKVQELKVEEQSYLCSSVWIPRPKWLLVFRQETQDVYAPLWKASFVGLMLFLAGGLGASIFSVAVARDQVRRIHRADLEKEALTQRLIVASRTAAVGEMSAGLAHEINNPLATIDTLQTWIRDLASASPIPEEDRQEILESAAKIGQQVARCKLITQGLLKFSRRVEASPEELDLRQLLEELLVITRSRARVENVSLEAELGQLPRIRANPTHLQQIFANLINNALDATAGRSQARVFIRAWSNGGKVMVAVEDNGQGIDPQDLPRIFTPFFTTKPVGKGTGLGLAICHGLVQNMGGEIQVESLRDVGSRFTVVLPAIEGGLELEETKEHLGHN from the coding sequence GTGAGGGAGCGTTACATGGAGCTCAGAGACGGTAATCGCTACCGCTTCATGTTCCGCTCCCTGGTCACCAAGATGGTGCTCGTGTCCATGGTGCCCCTGGCCGGCATAGGAGGGGCTAACTTCTTCCTCTTCTATCATCTGAACAGATCCGTGGTGCTGGAACAGCACGCCAATTTCTTGAGATATCACAAGGAGTCCGTGGAGAGCTTCTTAAACGGCCTGGTTTCGGAGGTGGTCTCCCTGGCCCATCAGTACAGCCTTCAAGAATTCAAATCAGGAGCCCTGGAGAGGCTTTACAGAATCAACCAGGGAAGAGGTGGACTGTTGGAGGACCTTGGGGTGATCGACAGCCGGGGGGATCATGTAAGGTATGTGGGCCCCTTTGATCTGGCAAGCAAGAACTACAGGGATACGGAATGGTTCGGCCGAGTGGTCCAAGAAGGCCTCTATGTAAGCGACATGTTCCTGGGTTATCGGGGTGTGCCCCACTTCATAGTGGCAGTAAAGAGGCTGGATGGGGAGGACTTCTGGATCCTGAGGGCAACGGTGAATACGGATTATTTTGCCAAGATCCTGGATGCGGCCAGGCTTGGCAGCACAGGAGAGACCTTCATAGTCAACCAAAAGGGGCTTTATCAGGTCCCACCCAGATCCCAGGGCAGCCCCCTGGATTTCTCCGGCTTCCCGCACCTGGAACCCCACGAGGGCATAAAGGTCCAGGAACTCAAGGTGGAGGAGCAGAGCTATCTTTGCAGTTCAGTCTGGATCCCAAGACCCAAATGGCTTCTGGTCTTCAGGCAGGAGACCCAGGACGTCTATGCGCCTCTTTGGAAGGCCTCTTTCGTGGGTCTGATGCTCTTTCTGGCAGGAGGTTTGGGAGCCTCCATCTTTTCCGTTGCCGTGGCCAGGGACCAGGTAAGACGCATCCACAGGGCGGATCTTGAGAAGGAGGCCCTTACACAGCGGCTCATAGTGGCCAGCAGGACTGCGGCCGTGGGAGAGATGTCCGCCGGCCTGGCCCACGAAATCAACAATCCCCTGGCCACCATAGACACCCTCCAGACATGGATCAGAGACCTGGCCTCGGCTTCCCCCATCCCTGAAGAGGACAGGCAGGAGATCCTGGAATCTGCTGCCAAGATAGGACAGCAGGTGGCCCGCTGCAAGCTCATCACACAGGGGCTTCTCAAGTTCTCCAGAAGGGTGGAGGCCAGCCCAGAGGAGCTTGACCTCAGACAGCTCCTAGAGGAACTGCTGGTGATCACCAGATCCAGGGCACGGGTGGAGAACGTCTCCTTGGAGGCCGAGTTGGGCCAGCTTCCAAGAATCAGGGCCAACCCGACCCACCTCCAACAGATCTTCGCCAACCTCATAAACAACGCACTGGATGCAACGGCAGGAAGGTCCCAGGCAAGGGTGTTTATCAGGGCCTGGAGCAATGGGGGCAAGGTAATGGTGGCCGTGGAGGACAACGGCCAGGGCATAGATCCCCAGGATCTGCCGCGCATATTCACACCCTTTTTCACCACCAAGCCCGTGGGCAAGGGCACAGGCCTCGGCCTGGCCATATGCCATGGCCTGGTCCAGAATATGGGAGGGGAGATCCAGGTGGAAAGCCTCAGGGATGTTGGAAGCCGCTTCACCGTGGTGCTGCCTGCCATAGAAGGTGGCCTGGAGCTTGAGGAAACAAAAGAGCACCTAGGGCACAACTAA
- a CDS encoding sulfite exporter TauE/SafE family protein, with protein MFDFAIAGIQAPIFLLMITGFTVGIVGGFIGVGGGYMVTPALIVFGFPGYMASGVDATHIAGKAVISSVRHRQLGNIDWTLALTMVGGTMLGVELGVRLLNYTKSIGLSGPALLTGSVLIMFGLFLYTQIETHRAHKKIHEISEHGERVGRELKTSRVHIWFQSIPILPIVKCTHARVVISMWVIVLVGVATGVLAGFFGVGGGFIRVPALVYVIGATTHIGVGTDLVEIVVSGGYGALRQTMSGNVDMMAVFFLILGAMIGAQFGSIATSFVRGPAIRYILSYSLILATTGALLRLIYVLTGQQIEFLAFFAVVFTLGEMLFLCLFIVSLVIFSVRYTHGKPVPKWVPPLVVAAA; from the coding sequence ATGTTTGATTTTGCCATAGCAGGAATTCAGGCCCCGATTTTTCTCTTGATGATCACGGGATTCACGGTGGGGATCGTGGGCGGTTTCATAGGTGTTGGTGGGGGATACATGGTCACACCTGCCCTCATCGTCTTTGGTTTCCCTGGTTACATGGCCTCTGGAGTGGACGCCACCCACATTGCCGGCAAGGCTGTGATCTCCTCTGTGCGCCATAGGCAGTTGGGAAACATAGACTGGACCTTGGCCCTGACCATGGTGGGAGGAACCATGCTAGGGGTGGAGCTGGGAGTCAGGCTCCTGAACTACACCAAGTCCATAGGCCTCTCCGGGCCGGCCCTCTTGACGGGCTCTGTGCTCATAATGTTCGGGCTCTTCCTTTACACCCAGATAGAGACTCACAGGGCTCACAAGAAAATACATGAGATCTCAGAACACGGGGAGAGGGTGGGGAGAGAGCTCAAGACCTCCAGAGTCCACATCTGGTTCCAGTCCATTCCCATTCTACCCATAGTCAAGTGCACCCACGCCAGGGTGGTCATCTCCATGTGGGTCATAGTGCTGGTGGGGGTAGCCACAGGGGTATTGGCCGGTTTCTTCGGTGTTGGGGGAGGCTTCATAAGGGTCCCTGCACTGGTTTACGTGATTGGCGCCACCACTCACATAGGCGTGGGAACGGATCTGGTGGAAATAGTGGTCTCGGGCGGGTACGGCGCCCTGCGGCAGACCATGAGCGGCAATGTGGACATGATGGCGGTCTTCTTCCTGATACTGGGAGCCATGATCGGTGCCCAGTTCGGAAGCATAGCAACTTCCTTTGTCAGGGGACCGGCCATCCGTTACATCCTTAGCTATTCTCTGATCCTGGCCACCACAGGGGCTCTTCTTAGGCTCATCTATGTGCTCACAGGCCAGCAGATAGAGTTTCTGGCCTTCTTCGCCGTGGTCTTCACCCTGGGAGAAATGCTCTTTCTTTGCCTTTTCATAGTCTCCCTTGTGATCTTTTCCGTGAGGTACACCCACGGCAAACCAGTTCCCAAGTGGGTGCCGCCCCTGGTAGTGGCAGCAGCCTGA